TGCACTGCAACTGTGTATCATTGCCAAAGACAAAGATATCCAAATAATTGGTATAATTATTCATCTGAATATTCATGCGATTTTCTATAAGCGACGCGTCATCATCTGCACAATGTACCCGAACATAATGCGCATCTTTATAATGTTCTTGTAATATACTTGCACACATCTGTTTTGTCATCGTCTTTTTAAATGCATCAAGCGTCAGTGGAACAGTCACAGCCAGTCCCCGCTCAAAGTTGCCGACAATCGGCATAAAAATAGGGCGTTGCTTTAATCCTGCCTGCACCATAATCTCCGGAACATGTTTATGACTCAGATTCAATGCATACTGCATCGGTGCTTGATATGCCATATCTGTCGTTGTTTGATAGGTTTCAATCATTTGCTTGCCACCGCCTGAATACCCTGTCAATGAGAAGAAGGATAAACTTTTGTCAGCATCAAGTATTTTTGCTTGAATCAATGGATACAGAATAGAAATCGCCGCTGTTGCATGACATCCCGGATTGGAGAGACGCTTGCTTGTTCGAATCGCTTGACGATGTTCATCGGACAACTCTGCAAAGCCATATGTCCACTCTGCATGGGTTCGGTGGGCTGTCGAAGCATCAATAACTTTTGTCATTGGGTTAGTTATCATGGCTACGCTTTCTTTAGCTGCCAAATCAGGCAAACATAAAAATACTATGTCTGCCTCATTGAGCAACGCTTTACGTGCTTCCAGATTATGACGTTCATGATAATCTATCTTTAACAAACTGACATTGGGGTGGTTTTCTAAGCGCTCATTAACAAGAAGTCCTGTTGTACCATGTTGTCCATCAACATATACTTTATACATTTGTATTCTCCTTTTCCACTATCGACTTTTCGTATTTTTATTCTCTTTTTTGAATTATTATACACTTAATCGAATCCAATGTCAATTCTAGGGTTTATCTATGGTTTTCTACTGCTGCACGTTCAATCGCCAATCCACTTTTATATGTTTCCATAAAGCGCTCAAAGCCTTCAACGTCTTCATCAGTTGCACTTAATGTCTCACCTTTTTGAGATCCAAACACTCGCTCATCAAGATATTGTTCAAGTGTCTCACCCTCTTGCTTATTTTTCAAGTAAGCCGCTAATAGCGCAACGCCCCATGCACCACCTTCACCTGCAGTCTCCATTACCGTTACCGGTGCATTAACTGCCGCCGATAGGAACCGTTGCCCCACACCTTTTGTTTTAAATAAGCCTCCATGTCCTAGAATCTTATCTAACTGAACCCCTTCCCCTTTTAACAAAATATCCAAGCCAATCTTTAATGCGCCTAATGAGGTATAAAGGTTTGCACGCATAAAATTAGCAAGATTAAAGTGGTTTTGTGAGGAACGAACAAATAGCGGTCGTCCTTCTTCAAAATGGGTCATATGCTCTCCTGAAAGATAACCATATGAAAGAAGTCCGCCTGCATCAGCATCTCCTTCCAAAGCTTTTGTATACAGCGTCTTAAAGAGGGTCGTCTGATCAACTTCAACACCAAACGCCTTTAGAGTCTCATCAAATAAATTTACCCATGCATTCAAATCTGATGTACAGTTGTTTGAATGTGCCATGGCTACAAGTTTTCCAGAAGGTGTTGCCACTAGGTCAATCTCTGAATAGACTTTTGATAATTCTTTTTCAAGAACAATCATTGCAAATACGGACGTTCCTGCCGAGACATTACCTGTACGTGCGGCAACACTATTTGTCGCTACCATTCCTGTTCCTGCATCGCCTTCTGGCGGACACATGATAATACCTGGTTGAAGTAACCCTGTCGGATCAAGGAGCTTTGCCCCTTCCCGGGTTAAACTTCCTGCATCTTGTCCAGCAACTAAGGCCTTAGGTAAAATATCTTGAACTTTCCATGGCATATTATTGTCTGCTGCCAATGTATTAAATTGTTCAATCATACGCGCATGATAATCATGGGTATTCAAATCAACAGGGAACATCCCTGCAACGTCTCCGATTCCAAGAACTTTTTCACCGGTTAGTTTCCAGTGCACATAACCTTCTAACGTTGTTAAATAGTTAATTCTTGATACATGCTCTTCCCCATTAAGAATCGCTTGATATAAATGCGCAATACTCCAGCGCTGAGGCACCGGATATTGAAATAAGTCTGTTAAGGCTTTTGAAGCTTCTCCTGTTATGTTATTGCGCCATGTGCGAAAAGGCACTAATTGTTGATCGTCTTGATCAAAGACAATATATCCATGCATCATCGCACTGATACCAATAGCTCCGACTTTAGACAATTTCACCCCGAACTTATCTTCAACATCGGTCACCATCTTTTGATAACTATCTTGAACACCAACCCATACTTCTTCTAAATCATATGTCCAGACTCCATCAATAAGACTATTTTCCCAGTCATGACCACCAGATGCAATTGGTTGATGATTGTCATCAATAAGAACTGCCTTAATTCGTGTTGACCCTAATTCAATTCCTAATGCAGTCTTCCCGTCATTGATCATCTGAATAATTTGTTCTTTTTCCATAACCATGTTCAAACCCTCCATACGTTGATCATTTGATTTGTTTCTTTAATAATAACTGATAAGTAGGCTCCAATGCAATAGAATATCGCAAATAAACACAGAAAGACAAAGAAAATACCACATAACGGTTGTTTTCTTTGTCTTTCTCAATAGGTTTTCAATTTTATCGATAGGTTTGACTTGCACGTCGGCTTGAACTATAGATGGCTATATCGCCTAACTGATATGTCTCCATACCTTGACGCGTCTTAAAGCCCTCCTCTGTCCAACCATTGTTATATCCTAAGTAAGCACCCTTACCTTGTTTATGCATCACCATCTTAAATCCTACAACAATATAACCATCATGCAAAAACGGGTCAGCTCCTAGATTGATATGTCCCAATCGGGTGATATCCGTTCCCTTCGGTAAAAAATACGCCATGTTCGGCAAGTGGAACCTTCCCTTCCATTGTTGCACTGAACGCTTTTTCACCCCTTGATCCATTGACGTCGGTCCCCACGACGTATCTCCTATAAATATTCGATCCTTCGCCGTTAAAGTCACCTTGCCTTCAAAAGCTACCACTTGATCATATCGACTCACATAGACATCGACGGCTTGTCTTTGACTATAGTCTGCTACCCCATTACGTACAGGGACATAGGTATAATAAGGCTCAATCGAAAGCGTGTCTTCCGGATAGTACAAATCCCCGTTTGTCCTAACATCAAAGACTATGGGATACCCCAGCATAATCCCTTCCTTGGGAGTTCCCACCCGCCTTGTATCCTTAGGTTTTATAGGTAGGTCTATGGCGCGATACGGTGCTTCCTTTGATACATGGTCTGTCCAATAATCATCCGGGCATGCTGTCACCTGAAAATCATAAAGCTTACTGGATAGCTTAAATGCCATGGATTCCACTGCCTTGTACTTTGTAATATCTCGATTCGCATAGTATTCATATGGATCTGTTAAGATATCTTGATGGTTGATGGGAATGGAGCGAAACATAATCTCCCCCTCCAACTCTCGCTCCCATGCCGGAATAAAGAACGTCGCTTCCAGGCTGTTAAAGTTCCCCCAGGTATTTTTAGGAAAGTACAGTCCATCATATCCGGTGCCCACATAGACGTCAAACGGAAATGCCACTTGCTTAACCTCAAAGTAGGCACTATAATCTCGGTCTCCATATCCTCGCGCCTCCATATGCTGCCCCTTCTTCGGATAATCGATATGAAATCGTTCTCCGATAACCAGTTGGCGTGGCTCCGGATCATATGTCAGTTGCTGGGTTTGCTTACTGATTACATCAAGAACAGGATAGCAGACCACTGGCGTATGCACCGTTACATCGTTGATCTGTTCAATCGCTTCCCTACGCCCATTGCTTTCTCGGGTATCAATGACTGTCTTATATACCAACTCACCTTCAGATGGCTTCAATCCATTCGACATAGTCGCCGGTATATGTAGTCCGCCTTGATACAGATCCTCCGTACTATTAAGTGATGCGGGTGGAATCGGTCGCGGAACGGGTGTTTTTGTTTCATAAAGCCCATTATCCAGAAGTACTTCCCCATTAAAGGTTAAACCATCATTCTTGACACGTATCTTTCCCACCGCCGCCTCTGCTGTCGGACGGAAGTTTTCATTTGGAATCGATGGATAGGACCGTCGGCTTTTACTTCCCAATGTCTTTTGCGGAAGATTAATAACAATAGGGTCTGAGACCGGATCAATGATATGCTCCTGAAGTTCGCCGCCTCTTTCCATCACTACCTGAGGTGGCTTCACTGAGCTTTGAAGTGTATGTTGTCCTCCCGGCAAGGCTTCGTTGGTCACTATCCCTTGGTCAAGAGCAAACACACTTAGATTTTCAATCCGATAAAAATCATATGTCCTTGGAATCGCATAGGTTTTACTGCGTGTGGTCGTTCTTGATACGCGCCGTACTTCTCCCGTCTCCTTATCCTTAACCCCTTTTACCAGCTTATAACGTCGACTCACGGTCACAGAATAGTTCTTCGTTCCATAGACATGTTGATAGTCTAAGGCGTGAAGATACTCCATCCCCTGTATCTGGACATAGAGAGGGTCTGATGCAGGTACTGCAACCGATGCATCAAAAGCTTCATTACCTCGTGGATCTGCCTGAATCACCGCCGTTGCCTGACTATCTAACTGTGATGAAGGAATGTCCACCCGGTCTTCTCCCTCTTCTTGGGTGATCTCCTCTATAACATCTTCCATCGCCCTTAGGTTGACGGTAATGTACCACTCTTCGGCGACACCATCTTTATTGGAGTCCCACTTATGCATATATTTGATGACACCACTGCCTGTTGAAGATGCAGGAACAATAACGATGGCATTATCCAACCAACCACTCGGGTCCTCGGTTTCATCAAAGCGTGGACCGTATTCGGTTTCAAGAAAATAAAATATTTCATTTTCATAAAACGCCTGATCCTCGGGTGATGTGATATATTGATTGATATCTGTTTTCCAATCTGTATTTTCTTGCCAATCATAGGTATTGATGATTGCTGAGCCACTATGATCATCTGGATACTTTGGATTATTGATTAAGTATCCATCAGGATTATAACCGATATAACGGTACTCACCCACCTCACGGTTGTAGCTATTAGGTGAACCATCGGGCTCTTTCAACCCAGCCAAGCTAGAAGGAAATGTACCTACATTATTAACTACCAAAACTTCATATGCATTCCATACATCTATATCAAAGGCTTCTATTGGTGCTATCCAATCAGGTTTTTGAAGCATTACCTCATCATATGCTCTTTGCATTTCACTAGGTACTTCTACTGCTGTTACTTCCGATGATAGTACTCCATTAAGTAGCAACAAAAGAATTAAGACGGTGACTATACTATACTTTTTCATTTCTACCTCCTACCGATAAATGACGACATCAGTATATGGCATAATCTGGGTAATATTCTTCTCATAGGTATCAATAAAGTTTTGATCTCGATACCAAATATTAAAGTTCACCGCAATAGCTTG
This sequence is a window from Vallitaleaceae bacterium 9-2. Protein-coding genes within it:
- a CDS encoding DUF5704 domain-containing protein is translated as MKKYSIVTVLILLLLLNGVLSSEVTAVEVPSEMQRAYDEVMLQKPDWIAPIEAFDIDVWNAYEVLVVNNVGTFPSSLAGLKEPDGSPNSYNREVGEYRYIGYNPDGYLINNPKYPDDHSGSAIINTYDWQENTDWKTDINQYITSPEDQAFYENEIFYFLETEYGPRFDETEDPSGWLDNAIVIVPASSTGSGVIKYMHKWDSNKDGVAEEWYITVNLRAMEDVIEEITQEEGEDRVDIPSSQLDSQATAVIQADPRGNEAFDASVAVPASDPLYVQIQGMEYLHALDYQHVYGTKNYSVTVSRRYKLVKGVKDKETGEVRRVSRTTTRSKTYAIPRTYDFYRIENLSVFALDQGIVTNEALPGGQHTLQSSVKPPQVVMERGGELQEHIIDPVSDPIVINLPQKTLGSKSRRSYPSIPNENFRPTAEAAVGKIRVKNDGLTFNGEVLLDNGLYETKTPVPRPIPPASLNSTEDLYQGGLHIPATMSNGLKPSEGELVYKTVIDTRESNGRREAIEQINDVTVHTPVVCYPVLDVISKQTQQLTYDPEPRQLVIGERFHIDYPKKGQHMEARGYGDRDYSAYFEVKQVAFPFDVYVGTGYDGLYFPKNTWGNFNSLEATFFIPAWERELEGEIMFRSIPINHQDILTDPYEYYANRDITKYKAVESMAFKLSSKLYDFQVTACPDDYWTDHVSKEAPYRAIDLPIKPKDTRRVGTPKEGIMLGYPIVFDVRTNGDLYYPEDTLSIEPYYTYVPVRNGVADYSQRQAVDVYVSRYDQVVAFEGKVTLTAKDRIFIGDTSWGPTSMDQGVKKRSVQQWKGRFHLPNMAYFLPKGTDITRLGHINLGADPFLHDGYIVVGFKMVMHKQGKGAYLGYNNGWTEEGFKTRQGMETYQLGDIAIYSSSRRASQTYR
- a CDS encoding FGGY-family carbohydrate kinase; the protein is MVMEKEQIIQMINDGKTALGIELGSTRIKAVLIDDNHQPIASGGHDWENSLIDGVWTYDLEEVWVGVQDSYQKMVTDVEDKFGVKLSKVGAIGISAMMHGYIVFDQDDQQLVPFRTWRNNITGEASKALTDLFQYPVPQRWSIAHLYQAILNGEEHVSRINYLTTLEGYVHWKLTGEKVLGIGDVAGMFPVDLNTHDYHARMIEQFNTLAADNNMPWKVQDILPKALVAGQDAGSLTREGAKLLDPTGLLQPGIIMCPPEGDAGTGMVATNSVAARTGNVSAGTSVFAMIVLEKELSKVYSEIDLVATPSGKLVAMAHSNNCTSDLNAWVNLFDETLKAFGVEVDQTTLFKTLYTKALEGDADAGGLLSYGYLSGEHMTHFEEGRPLFVRSSQNHFNLANFMRANLYTSLGALKIGLDILLKGEGVQLDKILGHGGLFKTKGVGQRFLSAAVNAPVTVMETAGEGGAWGVALLAAYLKNKQEGETLEQYLDERVFGSQKGETLSATDEDVEGFERFMETYKSGLAIERAAVENHR
- the argC gene encoding N-acetyl-gamma-glutamyl-phosphate reductase — its product is MYKVYVDGQHGTTGLLVNERLENHPNVSLLKIDYHERHNLEARKALLNEADIVFLCLPDLAAKESVAMITNPMTKVIDASTAHRTHAEWTYGFAELSDEHRQAIRTSKRLSNPGCHATAAISILYPLIQAKILDADKSLSFFSLTGYSGGGKQMIETYQTTTDMAYQAPMQYALNLSHKHVPEIMVQAGLKQRPIFMPIVGNFERGLAVTVPLTLDAFKKTMTKQMCASILQEHYKDAHYVRVHCADDDASLIENRMNIQMNNYTNYLDIFVFGNDTQLQCIACLDNLGKGASGAAIQNMNIMLGLEENTGL